One window from the genome of Leishmania panamensis strain MHOM/PA/94/PSC-1 chromosome 13 sequence encodes:
- a CDS encoding phospholipid-transporting ATPase 1-like protein (TriTrypDB/GeneDB-style sysID: LpmP.13.1400) produces MPDQGPWWRKCLPASIFPKVCSWACCSVMEADVDEDAEVIVYMNNPELNAQFNYPSNFICTSKYTLISFLPLCLLFQFKKVSNVYFLINMIISFIPGLSPWSPATSAVPLLVVLIVALVKEGVEDAKRHTADKRANSIAALVVRNGELVSVKSKDIHPGDVMYIANGEEVRADVVMFATSLEEGQAFIDTCSLDGETSLKSRKAVEATWPLCKVETIMNSTAVLHTSLPDPGLLSWTGLLELNGEEHALSLNQFLYRGCVLRNTDWVWGMVIYAGIDTKLFRNLKEKPLKSSNLDRKLNYLIIAILIFQQVMLFIIASMAMWWNNRHRDHPYLFFFIEMHKGGRLWGYRYLTYFILLSYCVPISLFVTIEVCKVIQAQWMRVDCHMMEYMNNRWRHCLPNTSNLNEQLAMVRFIFTDKTGTLTENVMKFKRGEALGIPIESDRLDETITRLRKEEESKGLGQLQEYFLALALCNTVQPFEDEKADFGIVYEGTSPDEVALVQTAAAAGYRLTYRTTKTITILLRNNTQKVYNILATLEFTPERKIMSIVVEDSGTKKITLYSKGADSFIRSQLSRGPDVQEHMDNIDNTLTEMSLMGLRTLLVCARDITRQQLDPWLVNFTEAGKSLHNRSSTVDKVCLEMEKEMRLVGATAIEDKLQDEVPETLSFFLSAGVIIWMLTGDKRETAVTIAATSTLCDPRNDFIDHIDIGHTSPSDPKAIERVGRDLDVVEQHLALKGTHQERRCTLVIDGPALSIAMEHYFEQFLRVSQQVNSAICCRLTPIQKANVVSMFQRSTGMTTLAIGDGANDVSMIQEGRVGVGIIGLEGSQAALAADYAIPRFKHLRRLCAVHGRYSLFRNASCILVSFYKNITVSVVQFVFAFYSGFSGLTLFDGWVLAFYNVFLTSIPPFFMGIFEKDLPEDLLLERPKLYTPLSRGEYFNLVTLLRWLTESLTTAVILFYVAYPTLVRQDGAHQRYAGNEVGTIVFSGLILVILVRFALQIHYWQWIQALGIGLSAVLFMLLIIIYSLIPSAGGSTNFYFVAFDLMSTAKYWLYLLFYISAQLVVTLGVMAFQKLFFPTLQDVAEQQYAVQHGGMR; encoded by the coding sequence ATGCCCGACCAAGGACCGTGGTGGCGCAAGTGCCTGCCCGCCAGCATTTTCCCAAAGGTCTGCAGTTGGGCTTGCTGCAGTGTTATGGAGGCCGATGTGGACGAGGATGCGGAGGTGATTGTGTACATGAATAACCCCGAGTTGAACGCACAGTTTAACTATCCCTCGAACTTCATTTGCACGTCGAAGTACACGCTGATTTCTTTTCTCCCGCTCTGCCTCCTTTTTCAGTTTAAGAAGGTGAGCAACGTGTACTTCCTCATCAACATGATAATCAGTTTCATACCAGGCCTATCCCCATGGAGTCCGGCGACGTcagctgtgccgctgctcgtcgTGCTCATCGTGGCACTCGTCAAAGAGGGTGTGGAGGACGCCAAGCGACATACGGCGGATAAGCGCGCCAACTCGATTGCAGCGCTGGTAGTGCGCAACGGCGAACTCGTCTCGGTGAAGAGCAAAGACATCCACCCCGGTGATGTCATGTACATCGCcaacggcgaggaggtgcgtgcCGATGTCGTCATGTTCGCCACCTCCCTCGAGGAGGGACAGGCGTTCATTGACACATGCAGCCTGGACGGCGAGACGAGCCTAAAGTCGCGcaaggcggtggaggcaaCCTGGCCGCTCTGCAAAGTCGAGACGATCATGAATAGCACTGCCGTGTTGCACACGAGCCTGCCAGACCCAGGGCTGCTGTCATGGACGGGACTGCTGGAGCTCAATGGCGAGGAGCACGCGCTGTCGCTGAACCAGTTCCTGTACCGTGGCTGCGTGCTACGCAACACCGATTGGGTCTGGGGCATGGTCATCTATGCGGGCATCGACACGAAGCTGTTCCGCAACTTGAAGGAGAAGCCTCTCAAGTCGTCAAACCTCGACCGAAAGCTTAACTACTTGATCATTGCCATCCTCATCTTCCAGCAAGTCATGCTCTTCATCATCGCCTCCATGGCGATGTGGTGGAACAACAGGCACCGGGACCATCCgtacctcttcttcttcatcgAGATGCACAAGGGTGGGCGTCTGTGGGGGTACCGGTACTTGACCTACTTCATTTTGCTGAGCTACTGCGTGCCCATTTCTCTGTTCGTCACGATTGAGGTGTGCAAGGTGATCCAGGCGCAGTGGATGCGGGTGGACTGCCACATGATGGAGTACATGAACAACCGCTGGCGGCACTGCCTGCCTAACACATCGAACCTCAACGAGCAGCTGGCGATGGTGCGCTTCATCTTCACCGACAAGACGGGGACGCTGACGGAGAATGTCATGAAGTTCAAGCGAGGCGAGGCTCTTGGCATTCCGATCGAAAGTGACAGACTGGACGAGACCATCACGCGACTGCGCAAGGAGGAAGAGTCGAAGGGGCTCGGGCAGCTGCAAGAGTACTTTCTAGCGCTGGCTTTGTGCAACACGGTTCAGCCCTTCGAGGACGAGAAAGCCGACTTCGGCATCGTCTATGAAGGCACCTCCCCGGACGAAGTCGCACTGGTCCagaccgctgctgctgccgggtATCGCCTCACCTACCGCACGACGAAGACGATCACGATTCTCCTGCGCAACAACACGCAAAAGGTGTACAACATCCTCGCCACACTAGAATTCACTCCAGAGCGGAAGATCATGAGCATCGTCGTCGAGGATAGCGGCACGAAGAAGATTACGTTGTACAGTAAGGGTGCCGACAGCTTCATCAGGTCACAACTGAGCCGCGGCCCAGATGTACAGGAGCACATGGACAACATCGACAACACTCTGACGGAAATGTCGTTAATGGGGTTGCGCAcgctgcttgtgtgcgcCAGGGACATCACACGACAGCAACTCGACCCGTGGCTCGTGAATTTCACCGAGGCCGGCAAGAGCCTGCACAACCGCAGCTCTACGGTGGACAAAGTCTGCTTGGAgatggagaaagagatgCGGCTcgtcggcgccaccgccatcgaGGACAAGCTGCAGGATGAGGTGCCTGAGACGCTGTCCTTCTTTTTGAGCGCCGGTGTGATCATTTGGATGCTCACGGGCGACAAGCGCGAGACCGCTGTGACGATCGCCGCAACGTCGACCCTCTGCGACCCGCGCAACGACTTCATCGACCACATCGACATTGGCCATACGAGCCCGTCGGACCCCAAGGCAATCGAGCGCGTCGGGCGCGACCTTGACGTTGTGGAGCAGCACCTGGCGCTTAAGGGAACCCATcaggagcggcgctgcaccctCGTTATCGATGGCCCTGCGCTGAGCATTGCGATGGAGCACTACTTTGAACAGTTCCTGCGCGTCTCCCAGCAAGTGAACTCCGCTATTTGCTGCCGCCTGACGCCGATCCAGAAGGCAAACGTGGTTAGCATGTTCCAGAGGTCGACTGGCATGACGACGCTGGCCATCGGTGACGGCGCTAATGACGTGTCGATGATTCAGGAGGGGCGTGTCGGGGTGGGCATCATTGGGCTGGAAGGTTCACAGgccgccctcgctgctgacTACGCGATTCCGCGCTTCAagcacctgcgccgcctctgcgcggTGCACGGCCGCTACTCGCTTTTCCGAAACGCCAGCTGCATTCTGGTCAGCTTCTACAAGAACATCACCGTGTCGGTGGTGCAGTTCGTCTTCGCCTTCTACTCTGGCTTCTCGGGACTAACACTCTTCGACGGGTGGGTGCTCGCATTCTACAACGTCTTCCTGACGAGTATCCCGCCCTTCTTTATGGGCATATTCGAGAAGGACCTCCCCGAGGATCTCCTGCTGGAGCGTCCGAAGTTGTACACGCCGCTGTCGCGTGGCGAGTACTTTAACCTAGTGACGCTTCTGCGGTGGCTTACCGAGTCACTCACGACAGCGGTGATTCTCTTCTATGTGGCCTACCCGACGCTGGTCCGCCAAGACGGTGCCCATCAACGCTACGCCGGGAACGAGGTAGGCACGATTGTGTTCAGCGGCTTAatcctcgtcatcctcgtgcGCTTCGCTCTACAGATTCACTACTGGCAGTGGATACAGGCTCTCGGCATAGGGTTGTCAGCGGTTCTATTCATGCTCTTAATTATTATCTACTCCCTCATTCCCTCTGCCGGTGGTAGCACGAACTTCTATTTCGTAGCCTTCGACCTGATGTCGACTGCCAAGTACTGGCTCTACTTGCTCTTCTACATATCCGCCCAGCTGGTAGTGACACTCGGCGTCATGGCGTTTCAGAAACTCTTCTTTCCCACCCTTCAAGATGTCGCGGAGCAGCAGTATGCTGTGCAACACGGCGGCATGCGGTGA